The following proteins are co-located in the Mus pahari chromosome 14, PAHARI_EIJ_v1.1, whole genome shotgun sequence genome:
- the LOC110331431 gene encoding olfactory receptor 1468-like — protein sequence MPGNNQTIISEFLLLGLPIPPEHQHLFYALFLAMYLTTVLGNFIIIVVIQLDTHLHTPMYFFLSNLSFSDLCFSSVTMPKLLLNMQSRIPSIPYGSCLAQMYFFLFFADLESFLLVAMAYDRYVAICFPLHYMSIMSPRLCVSLVLLSWVLTMSHAMLHTLLLTRLSFCENNVIPHFFCDLSALLKLACSDIHINELMVLIIGGLVVILPFLLIIVSYARIISSILKVPSTRGIHKVFSTCGSHLSVVSLFYGTIIGLYLCPSANNSTLKETVMSMMYTVVTPMLNPFIYSLRNRDMKGSLKRLFQKKTII from the coding sequence ATGCCTGGAAACAACCAGACTATCATCTCTGAGTTCCTCCTCCTGGGCCTGCCCATTCCCCCAGAGCACCAGCACCTGTTCTATGCCCTGTTCCTGGCCATGTACCTCACCACTGTCCTGGGGAACTTCATCATCATCGTTGTCATTCAACTGGACACCCATCTCCAtacacccatgtacttctttctcAGCAACTTGTCCTTCTCTGATCTTTGCTTTTCCTCTGTCACAATGCCCAAATTGCTGTTGAACATGCAGAGCCGAATTCCATCTATCCCTTATGGAAGCTGCCTGGCACaaatgtacttttttcttttttttgcagaCCTTGAGAGCTTCCTTCTTGTggccatggcctatgaccgctacgTGGCCATCTGCTTCCCCCTTCATTACATGAGCATCATGAGCCCCAGGCTCTGTGTGAGTCTGGTGCTGCTGTCCTGGGTGCTGACAATGTCCCATGCCATGCTGCACACTTTGCTCTTAACTAGGTTGTCTTTCTGTGAAAACAATGTCATCCCCCATTTTTTCTGTGATCTGTCTGCTCTCCTGAAGCTGGCCTGCTCTGATATTCACATTAATGAGTTGATGGTATTGATCATAGGAGGGCTTGTTGTCATACTCCCATTTCTACTCATCATAGTGTCTTATGCACGCATCATCTCCTCTATCCTCAAGGTTCCTTCAACTCGAGGCATCCACAAGGTCTTCTCCACTTGTGGTTCTCACCTGTCTGTGGTGTCACTGTTCTATGGGACAATTATTGGCCTCTACTTATGTCCATCTGCTAATAACTCCACTCTGAAAGAGACTGTCATGTCCATGATGTACACAGTGGTGACTCCCATGCTGAACCCCTTCATCTACAGTCTGAGGAACAGAGATATGAAGGGATCCCTAAAAagattatttcaaaagaaaactataatCTGA
- the LOC110331538 gene encoding olfactory receptor-like protein DTMT, translating to MERGNQTVVSEFLLLGLPIEPHQQDLFYALFLAMYLTTALGNLLIVLLIHLDSHLHTPMYLFLSNLSFSDFCFSSVTIPKLLQNMQSQVPSIPYAGCLAQMYFFLLFADLESFLLVAMAYDRYVAICFPLHYTSIMSPKLCLCLVALSWLLTTVISLSHTLLMARLSFCANHVIPHFFCDMSALLKLACSDIQINKLMIFILGGLVIVVPFLLIFSSYARIVSSILKVPSSRSIRKAFSTCGSHLSIVSLFYGTIIGLYLCPSGNNSTIKETVMAVMYTVVTPMLNPFIYSFRNQDIKGALKRVFPKQMANLSLRQ from the coding sequence ATGGAAAGAGGAAATCAAACTGTTGTTTCAGAGTTCCTCCTCCTGGGCTTGCCTATTGAACCACACCAGCAAGACCTGTTCTATGCCCTGTTCCTGGCCATGTACCTCACCACTGCCCTGGGGAACCTCCTAATCGTTCTTCTCATTCACCTGGACTCCcatctccacacacccatgtacttgtTTCTCAGTAACTTGtccttctctgacttctgcttttcttctgtgaCCATTCCCAAATTGCTGCAGAACATGCAAAGTCAAGTTCCATCCATTCCCTATGCAGGTTGCCTGGCACAAATGTACTTTTTCCTGCTTTTTGCAGATCTTGAGAGCTTCCTCCTTGTGGCCATGGCCTATGATCGTTATGTGGCCATCTGCTTCCCCCTGCACTATACTAGCATCATGAGCCCCAAGCTGTGTCTCTGCCTGGTGGCACTATCTTGGCTACTGACCACAGTCATCTCTTTGTCACACACACTGCTCATGGCTCGGCTCTCCTTCTGTGCTAACCATGTGATTCCTCACTTTTTCTGTGATATGTCGGCTCTTCTGAAGTTAGCCTGCTCTGACATTCAAATCAATAAGTTAATGATATTTATCTTGGGAGGACTTGTCATTGTTGTCCCATTCCTTCTGATATTTTCATCCTATGCACGAATAGTGTCCTCCATCCTCAAGGTCCCCTCTTCTAGAAGCATCCGCAAGGCCTTCTCCACTTGTGGTTCCCACCTCTCCATAGTGTCTCTTTTCTATGGGACCATCATTGGTCTCTACTTATGTCCATCAGGTAATAATTCAACCATTAAGGAGACTGTCATGGCTGTGATGTACACAGTGGTGACCCCTATGCTGAACCCCTTTATCTATAGTTTCAGGAATCAGGATATAAAGGGAGCTTTAAAAAGGGTATTTCCAAAGCAGATGGCTAACCTTTCTCTGAGACAGTGA